In Gemmatimonadota bacterium, the genomic window GCCTGGAACTGAACGACCTGGAGAATCCCCCTCCAGACTATCCGCCGCGCAGGCCGCGGCCCCTGGTCTACAACGAAACCTGGGAAAAGAAAACCGAGAACGTCATCCTGAGGACCCCGAACGAGCGCTGAGGCCTTCGATCCGGCCGACGGCCAACACAAGGAGCGGTTCCATGGCGCAGACGACCCTGCAGGACACCCGTTTCAAGCAGATGCCGACCCCGGAAGATCTGATCCGCATGTCCCGCGACCTGCGGTACCATCCGGTCCGCAACGACCATCCGGCGGTGCTGACGGGCGCACAGATCGATACCTTCAACGAACAGGGCTACTTGAAGCCCTTCAGAATATACTCGGACGAAGAAATTGGTGCCATCAGGGACGAGTTCGACGGCATGATCGAGCAGGTCATGGCGCGGGGCGACC contains:
- a CDS encoding phytanoyl-CoA dioxygenase family protein; protein product: MAQTTLQDTRFKQMPTPEDLIRMSRDLRYHPVRNDHPAVLTGAQIDTFNEQGYLKPFRIYSDEEIGAIRDEFDGMIEQVMARGDHNYSIISAHLKSGMVHDIMNDPRIVAYISDLLGDDVVGWGAHFFCKLPGDGKIVNWHQDASFWPLSPSKT